The sequence ACATTTACAATCCTATCATTTATATTGGTTTCTGTCTTTTTAAAAGGTGCATACCTATATTTCCCATTTCGAGACATTACCTTGATGAGTTTTAACTCTTTTATATCTCTGGATATCGTAGCTTGAGTTACATTGATTCCTTTTTGTTTTAGTAATTCTGCTAATTCTTCCTGTGTTTCTACCTCATTCTTCTCTATAATATCTAAAATCATTGCATGTCTAGACAGTTTCATATTGGTCCTCCTTTTATTTCTATTCTTTATTGATAATCATTTCAGATAATTTCTTGCGTAATACATCATAAAATGTTATATTATTTAATTTTATAAAATTGGCACAAAAATCTGCCTTGCTAACCACTACTTTATCTTCCTTTTTTAACCTATATCCTTGTTGCCCATCTATTGTTAACATCCCTTCATTATCTTCATTTTCTAACTCGATACATACTTTTTCCTTATCTGAAATAATAACAGATCGTGCATGAAGAGTATGCGGAGAAATAGGAGTAATAATTAACAAACTGTTTTTAGGATTTACAATAGGGCCTCCAGCTGATAAAGAATAAGCCGTAGAACCTGTAGGGCTAGAAATAATAATTCCATCCGCTGAATAAGAGTCTAAATAGTGATCATCAATATATGTTTTTAAACGAATCATTCTTAAAAAAGCTCCTTTTGATATTACAACATCATTTAATCCATAAAAAGTTTCTACTTGAACATTGTTATTAATAACAACTGCCTCTAACATCATTCTTTTCTCTATTGTATACTCTCCTGCAAATATTTTTTCTAAAGCAATATATAAATCTCCTAGTTCTACTTCTGTAAGAAAACCTAGTCTACCAAGATTCACTCCTAAAATAGGAGTTTCATACCAAGCTACTTTTCTAGCAACGCCTAATAAAGTTCCATCTCCACCTAAAACAATAATAAAATCAGATTCTTTATACATTTTATAACTTTTATAAGCTAAATCTTGTCTATGAACTTTTTTAGCTTCTACTTCATTCAATAAAACTTTTCCTCCATGGTCTTCGATCCAGCTTATAATTTTTTTAGTCAAATTCATATCCTTATCTTTGGTGAAATTTGGTATAATTCCAATTTTTTTCATATAACCACCACCAATCTACTTCATATTTAACAATTTTTAAAATTTTCTTCTTATTTGTATTGTTCTAATATTTAATATATATTGGCAATTTATATTGGCAATTTATTCTAAAATCATTTTAATTCTTTATGTGCTTTTTGCACAATTCTTTTTATTTCTTCTTTGATATTAGTTATTTGTTGAATTTTGTCTTTCGAAAGATAAGATAAAAATTCTATATTTCCTTTTGGACCAGTTATAGGAGAAAAAGAAAGTCCTTTAACATAAAAACCTTTTTTATTCATCTTTTTTACTACTTTTTCTAAAACTCCTATATGTACTTGAGGATCTGATATAACCCCTTTTTTTCCTACTTTTTCTTTTCCAGCTTCAAATTGAGGTTTAATCAAAGCAATTACTTCTCCATCTTTTTTTAAAAAAGAATAGAGATTATCAAGAATAATAGAAAGAGAAATAAAAGAAACGTCAATGGTAGCTACATCTATTAATTCTTGAATTGCTTTTCTTTCTAAATAACGAAAATTTATACGCTCCATACAAATAACTCTTGGATCTGTCCGTAATTTCCATGCTAATTGTCCATACCCGACATCTATTGAAAAAACTTTTTTAGCTCCATGTTGCAATAAACAATCAGTAAAACCTCCTGTAGAAGCCCCAATATCCATTATTATTTTATCCTTAACATCAAAAGAAAAAACTTTTAAAGCCTTTTCTAATTTTAAACCTCCTCTGCTTACATAGGGGATATGATTCCCCTTTACTTCAATTTTCAAATTCTCCTCTATCTTTTCTCCTGGCTTGTCTTTACGTTGTCCATTTACAAAAACAATTCCTTCCATTATAGCAGCTTTTGCTCTTTCCCTACTTTGAAAAAATCCTTTTTCATATAATATAATATCTAATCTTTTTTTCATTTCCTTCTCTCCATATGTAATTTAAAAAATTTAATAAAATACCTTATAAAGTAAATTAGAAATGGCAATACCTAACAATGCTCCTACAATCACTTGCTTAGGAGTATGTCCTATTAATTCCTTTAATCTTCCTTCTATAATTTTTCTATGGTTCTGTAAATCATAGATTATTTTATTTAAAATTCGTGCCTGTTCTCCAGCAGCCCTTCTTACCCCTGCTGCATCATACATTACAATTAAAGAAAAAGATAAGGAAATAGCAAATATTGGTGAACTCCAACCATAAATTTTCCCTATAGTAGTAGTAAGAGCCATACTGAAAGCTGAATGAGAACTAGGCATCCCTCCTGCACCTACAAAACGCATAAAATCTATTTTCTTTTCTAATATTAAAGTAAAAATCACTTTTAAAATTTGAGCTACAAGCCAAGCAATAATAGCAATGATTAAAACTTTATTTTGAATAATCTCACTCAAAAAATACAAACTTTTTCCTCCTTATCAATACTCCCTTTTACATATAAACTTGCCTAATTCCCCCAAAAATTGACCTTTTGAACCAAATAATTTTAAGTGATTTAATGCTTCTTGTAAAAGTTTTTCTATCATTTGCTGAGATTTTTCCAAACCATAAACAGAAGGATAAGTAATTTTATGATTCTTTTGATCGCTACCTATTGCTTTTCCTAACTTCTTTTGATCTCCAATAACGTCTAAAATATCATCTACAATTTGGAAAGCTAAACCTATTTTTTCACCAAACACTGTAAGAACTTTTAACTGCTCTTTAGTTGCTCCTGATGCAATAGCTCCAGCTCTTAAAGAAGCCTTAATTAGTGCTCCTGTTTTATGAATATGAATATATTGTAAAGTCTCTAAATCCATCACTCCTTCTTTATATTCTAAATCTTTAACCTGCCCTCCAATCATTCCTTGAATCCCTGCAGCATAAGCAATCTCCTTAACTGCTTTTAAATAATTCATCATTTCTTTATAATTTTCAGGAATATGAGTTAACATGATTTCAAAAGCATAATTCAACAAAGCATCTCCTGCTAAAACAGACATTCCTTCTCCAAATACTTTATGATTAGTAAGCTTTCCTCTACGATAATCATCATCATCCATTGCAGGTAAATCATCATGAATAAGAGAATAAGTATGAATCATTTCTATAGCACAAGCTAATGGCAAAACTTTATTTTTATCACCTTCGACACATTTTGCAGCTTCTATGAGTAAAATAGGTCTTAACCTTTTTCCTCCATTCATAAGACTATATTCCATGGCTTCAATAATTATTTTAGGAATGTCTTTCCCTTTAGGCAAGAATTCTTCTAATATATTCTCCACTTCTTTTATAGATTCTTTTAATTGAACATCAAATTCCATTATTTTATTTCACTCCATTTATATCAAATTTTTCTTCTTTCTTATCTCCATTCTCTTCAATCACTATCATAATTCTTTGCTCTATAGATTCTAATTCATCATTACAGACTTTAGTAAGTTTCATTCCTTCTTCAAAAAGATCAATACTCTCTTCTAAAGAAATTTTTCCTTCTTCTAAAATAGAAACAATTTCCTCTAGCCTTGTTAAATTTTCTTCAAAATTCTTTTTCTTTTTTGTAGACAATATCTAATCCTCCCTTTTTAATAGCATTGACACTACAATTTAAAATTCCATCTTTTAAAATAACTTGAATATTTTCTTCTTCTATCAATGTATCTATTGTTCTAAGAAAAATTCCCTTTTCATCTCTAATAATTGCAAAACCTCGATTCAATATCGAAAAGGGATTTGTTGCATAAAATTGTTTTTGAACTGCTTGAAATTTTTCCTTCGTTGTATAAAAGTTCTGTTCTATTCTTTTAATTAAATTGCTACTAAGCCAATCTAACTGTTGTTTATATTGATTTAATAGATTATAAGGTTGCATAAAAATTTGATCAT is a genomic window of Garciella nitratireducens DSM 15102 containing:
- a CDS encoding arginine repressor, translated to MKLSRHAMILDIIEKNEVETQEELAELLKQKGINVTQATISRDIKELKLIKVMSRNGKYRYAPFKKTETNINDRIVNVFRESVVNIDYAGNIIVIKTLSGTAMGASVAIDALGWTEIVGCVAGDDTIFVLIKSQDVIEEIVKRFNRLTK
- a CDS encoding NAD(+)/NADH kinase; the encoded protein is MKKIGIIPNFTKDKDMNLTKKIISWIEDHGGKVLLNEVEAKKVHRQDLAYKSYKMYKESDFIIVLGGDGTLLGVARKVAWYETPILGVNLGRLGFLTEVELGDLYIALEKIFAGEYTIEKRMMLEAVVINNNVQVETFYGLNDVVISKGAFLRMIRLKTYIDDHYLDSYSADGIIISSPTGSTAYSLSAGGPIVNPKNSLLIITPISPHTLHARSVIISDKEKVCIELENEDNEGMLTIDGQQGYRLKKEDKVVVSKADFCANFIKLNNITFYDVLRKKLSEMIINKE
- a CDS encoding TlyA family RNA methyltransferase, with the translated sequence MKKRLDIILYEKGFFQSRERAKAAIMEGIVFVNGQRKDKPGEKIEENLKIEVKGNHIPYVSRGGLKLEKALKVFSFDVKDKIIMDIGASTGGFTDCLLQHGAKKVFSIDVGYGQLAWKLRTDPRVICMERINFRYLERKAIQELIDVATIDVSFISLSIILDNLYSFLKKDGEVIALIKPQFEAGKEKVGKKGVISDPQVHIGVLEKVVKKMNKKGFYVKGLSFSPITGPKGNIEFLSYLSKDKIQQITNIKEEIKRIVQKAHKELK
- a CDS encoding divergent PAP2 family protein produces the protein MYFLSEIIQNKVLIIAIIAWLVAQILKVIFTLILEKKIDFMRFVGAGGMPSSHSAFSMALTTTIGKIYGWSSPIFAISLSFSLIVMYDAAGVRRAAGEQARILNKIIYDLQNHRKIIEGRLKELIGHTPKQVIVGALLGIAISNLLYKVFY
- a CDS encoding polyprenyl synthetase family protein, whose product is MEFDVQLKESIKEVENILEEFLPKGKDIPKIIIEAMEYSLMNGGKRLRPILLIEAAKCVEGDKNKVLPLACAIEMIHTYSLIHDDLPAMDDDDYRRGKLTNHKVFGEGMSVLAGDALLNYAFEIMLTHIPENYKEMMNYLKAVKEIAYAAGIQGMIGGQVKDLEYKEGVMDLETLQYIHIHKTGALIKASLRAGAIASGATKEQLKVLTVFGEKIGLAFQIVDDILDVIGDQKKLGKAIGSDQKNHKITYPSVYGLEKSQQMIEKLLQEALNHLKLFGSKGQFLGELGKFICKREY
- the xseB gene encoding exodeoxyribonuclease VII small subunit; this encodes MSTKKKKNFEENLTRLEEIVSILEEGKISLEESIDLFEEGMKLTKVCNDELESIEQRIMIVIEENGDKKEEKFDINGVK